GGACGGATCAGCTTGTTGGCGGCGCGCTGCTCCATGATGTGGGCTGACCAGCCGGCGGTGCGGGCGAATACGAAAATCGGAGTGAACATCTCGGTGGGGATGCCGGAGATGTGGTAAACCGTGGCACTGTAGAAATCCAGATTGGGAAAAAGATTTTTTTCCCGCTTCATCACCTGCTCGATACGTTCGCTGACCTGGAAAAGGACTTTGTCGCCCGACTCGTCAGCCAGCTTTTCCGCCCAGAACTTGATGATTTCCGAGCGGGGATCGGCCTTCCGGTAGACCCGGTGGCCGAAGCCCATAATCTTTTCCTTGCGGCCAAGCATAGCCATGATGCCGTTTTCCGCATCTTCCGCGGATGTGAAGGGAGCGATGAGATTGAAGGCTTTCTCGTTGGCTCCGCCGTGGAGCGGTCCGCGCAGAGTGCCGATGGCGGAGGTGACCGCGGAGTAGAAGTCGGAAAGGGTCGAGGCGGTCACTCGGGCGGAAAAGGTGGATGCATTGAATTCGTGTTCCGCATAAAGAATCAGCGACACCTCCACGGCCCGGCGATGACTTTCCTCGGCAGGGGTACCATGCAGCAGGCGGAGGAAATGCCCGGCAAGACCCTCTTCCTCCGACACGGTGAGGATCCGCCTGCCGTCCTTGTGAAAATGATACCAGTAGGTCAGCATGGCGGGAAAAGTGGCCAGCAGCCGATCCGCTACCGAATCCTGAGGCCGCTCGGAGGTTTCCGGTTCCATGGTCCCCAGTGCGCTGCAGCCGGTGCGGAGTACATCCATGGGATGGGAACTGGCGGGCAGTTGCTCCAGAAGATTCCTCAGTCCCTCAGGCAGCCTTCTCAGTCCGACCAGCTTTCTGCGGTAGCTTTCCAGCTCCTGGCTGTTGGGCAGCTTGCCGTAGAGCAGAAGATAGGCAACCTCCTCGAAGGTTGCCCGGTCCGCCAGGTCGGTGATGGCATATCCCCTGTAGTTCAGGCCGAGGCCTTCCTTGCCGACAGTGCTGAGAACGGTGTCGCCGGCAATGATGCCGGCCAGGCCGGGACTCCGGGTCATTATTCCTTCTCCTTCGAAAAAAGCCGGTCCAGCTGTTCCTCCCGTGCATGGTAGTTCAGCAGTCGGTAGGCCTCTTCCCGGGTCTGCATGGTATGGACCAGGCCGCTTTGAGTGCCGTCCTCGCGAATGGCCCGATAAACCTTGAGGGCCGCCGCGCTCATGGCCCGGAAGGCGGACAGGGGATAGAGCGCCA
The genomic region above belongs to Syntrophotaleaceae bacterium and contains:
- the prpC gene encoding 2-methylcitrate synthase, yielding MTRSPGLAGIIAGDTVLSTVGKEGLGLNYRGYAITDLADRATFEEVAYLLLYGKLPNSQELESYRRKLVGLRRLPEGLRNLLEQLPASSHPMDVLRTGCSALGTMEPETSERPQDSVADRLLATFPAMLTYWYHFHKDGRRILTVSEEEGLAGHFLRLLHGTPAEESHRRAVEVSLILYAEHEFNASTFSARVTASTLSDFYSAVTSAIGTLRGPLHGGANEKAFNLIAPFTSAEDAENGIMAMLGRKEKIMGFGHRVYRKADPRSEIIKFWAEKLADESGDKVLFQVSERIEQVMKREKNLFPNLDFYSATVYHISGIPTEMFTPIFVFARTAGWSAHIMEQRAANKLIRPTAEYVGPAPRPFVPIDQRT